Proteins co-encoded in one Brassica rapa cultivar Chiifu-401-42 chromosome A02, CAAS_Brap_v3.01, whole genome shotgun sequence genomic window:
- the LOC103851765 gene encoding uncharacterized protein LOC103851765 has translation MATVEAILNLLFHSSTKVTTEPYLHHLFLDLPPSTIYTDVLRSFTTKLDTHEPPPHESSNNKEMRTAFSLPAGRTAKSYIASGAGLGRGLGTAGYGGLTRKDPPEIETAAGRATAGRVVPIAIPTFPLFIT, from the exons ATGGCGACTGTGGAGGCAATTCTGAACCTTCTCTTCCACTCGTCGACTAAGGTCACCACTGAGCCTTATCTTCATCACCTCTTCCTCGATCTACCACCATCTACCATCTATACAG ATGTGCTGAGAAGCTTTACTACAAAATTAGACACACATGAACCACCACCACACGAGTCAAGCAACAACAAAGAAATGAGGACAGCATTTTCACTACCCGCGGGCCGGACCGCAAAGTCCTATATAGCAAGCGGGGCGGGTTTGGGTAGAGGTTTGGGAACCGCGGGTTACGGCGGGCTGACCCGCAAAGATCCGCCAGAGATAGAGACCGCAGCGGGGCGGGCCACGGCGGGGCGGGTTGTCCCAATTGCCATTCCTACTTTTCCCCTTTTTATAACTTaa
- the LOC103851574 gene encoding zinc transporter 2 yields the protein MSFSSKTLRSTLFFLSILFLCFSLILAHGGSDHDEEEEAAGANQPPPAAGTTVVDLRSTSLVRVKIYCLIILFFSTFLAGISPYFYRWNESFLLLGTQFSGGIFLATALIHFLSDANETFRGLKHKEYPYAFMLAAGGYCLTMLADVAVAFVAAGSSNNNHNGASGAGESRVDDAVEVKEEGRRETGSSVDVNQTILRTSGFGDTALLIVALCFHSVFEGIAIGVSDTKSDAWRNLWTISLHKIFAAVAMGIALLKLIPKRPFFLTAVYSFAFGISSPLGVGIGIAINATSQGAAGDWTYAISMSIACGVFMYVSIHHLIAKGYKPREGCYFDKPIYKFLAVFLGVILLSIVMIWD from the exons ATGTCTTTCTCTTCCAAAACCCTAAGGTcaactctcttcttcctctctatTCTCTTCCTTTGTTTCTCCCTAATCCTAGCTCACGGCGGCTCAGACCACGATGAAGAGGAGGAAGCTGCGGGGGCCAACCAACCACCTCCGGCCGCTGGCACAACCGTCGTGGATCTCCGGTCGACGAGCTTAGTGCGTGTGAAGATCTACTGTCTTATAATACTCTTCTTTAGCACATTCTTGGCGGGGATTTCTCCTTACTTTTACCGATGGAACGAGTCGTTTTTGCTCCTAGGAACTCAATTCTCCGGCGGTATATTCCTCGCGACCGCTCTAATTCATTTCCTCAGCGATGCCAACGAGACTTTCCGAGGGTTAAAACACAAGGAGTATCCTTACGCCTTCATGTTAGCAGCCGGTGGATATTGCCTTACGATGCTCGCAGATGTGGCGGTTGCGTTTGTAGCGGCTGGGAGTAGTAATAATAATCACAACGGGGCTAGTGGAGCCGGAGAGTCGAGAGTGGATGATGCCGTGGAGGTGAAGGAAGAAGGTCGTCGTGAGACTGGAAGTAGCGTTGATGTGAATCAAACGATTTTGCGTACGAGTGGATTTGGAGACACGGCTTTGCTAATTGTTGCGCTTTGTTTTCACTCGGTTTTCGAGGGAATCGCCATTGGTGTCTCAG ACACTAAAAGCGACGCATGGAGAAACCTGTGGACAATATCGTTGCACAAGATCTTCGCAGCCGTAGCCATGGGAATAGCTCTCCTCAAGCTAATCCCTAAACGACCATTCTTCCTCACAGCTGTCTACTCCTTTGCCTTTGGGATTTCGAGTCCTTTAGGCGTGGGCATTGGCATCGCCATCAATGCTACGAGCCAAGGAGCCGCAGGTGATTGGACTTACGCAATATCAATGAGCATTGCATGTGGAGTCTTCATGTATGTTTCGATTCACCACCTTATCGCAAAAGGGTATAAGCCTCGTGAGGGGTGTTACTTCGACAAGCCAATCTACAAGTTTCTTGCTGTCTTCCTCGGTGTTATCTTGCTCTCTATTGTTATGATTTGGGATTAA
- the LOC103851571 gene encoding protein SENSITIVITY TO RED LIGHT REDUCED 1, whose protein sequence is MVKNTSDGEWTVVLPSKRRQVRRKPKPKIQEEEEEKLWKSDDLEIDPQRQARVKLKMENSIKKVESSKFYTTFLEQLKCPEVSDQFRLVLGTETQLQMVMYGIGSIESYESPRFQLSIAILMKREFDWVGNIEVFDPVLSVTESSVLESFGCTVLSVNEQARREALKPTLFFMPHCEANLYNNLLQANWRMDRLSRIALFGNSFQMYEEQVMLDPEVILATKRIIAARRITSEFAIEMVSDDYFPAFHDSSWHFFSSCLDSELPLLVSEGL, encoded by the coding sequence ATGGTTAAAAACACTAGTGATGGTGAGTGGACAGTGGTCTTACCTAGTAAACGAAGACAGGTGAGAAGAAAACCTAAACCTAAGAttcaggaagaagaagaagagaagctaTGGAAGTCAGATGATCTTGAGATCGATCCTCAAAGGCAAGCAAGAGTGAAGCTGAAGATGGAAAACTCTATCAAGAAAGTAGAGAGCTCAAAATTCTACACAACATTCTTGGAACAGCTCAAATGTCCCGAGGTTTCGGACCAGTTCCGCCTCGTGTTGGGAACAGAAACACAGCTTCAGATGGTGATGTATGGTATAGGAAGCATCGAGTCTTACGAATCTCCTAGGTTTCAGCTCAGCATTGCAATCTTGATGAAGAGGGAGTTTGATTGGGTTGGTAACATTGAAGTATTCGATCCAGTCCTCTCGGTGACTGAATCTAGTGTCTTAGAATCGTTTGGATGCACTGTTTTGTCTGTGAACGAGCAAGCTCGTAGGGAAGCTTTGAAGCCTACTCTTTTCTTTATGCCACACTGTGAGGCCAATCTGTACAATAACCTGTTGCAAGCAAACTGGAGGATGGATAGGTTGTCGAGAATCGCATTGTTTGGGAACAGCTTTCAGATGTATGAGGAGCAGGTGATGTTAGACCCGGAAGTCATCCTTGCCACCAAACGGATCATAGCTGCACGAAGAATCACTAGTGAGTTTGCTATTGAGATGGTATCTGATGATTATTTTCCAGCGTTCCATGATTCAAGCTGGCATTTTTTCAGCTCCTGTTTAGACTCGGAGCTGCCATTGTTGGTTTCAGAGGGATTATAG
- the LOC103851573 gene encoding E3 ubiquitin-protein ligase RDUF2 translates to MPSTPPTTPSTTSYWCYSCTRFVSVWAEHGTTEGLACPHCDGGFIEEVTDSSAAAAELASPASAEVRSINSSRRSVIRRRRSSRRPSFNPVIVLQGGAGEGEDGDAARDRRAFEFYYDDGSGSGLRPLPDSVSEILMGSGFERLLEQLSQIEAAGGGLGRSGNPPASKSAIESLPRVEISDCHITAEANCAVCTEVFEAETEAREMPCKHIFHEDCIVPWLSIRNSCPVCRFEIPSESNQQGSSEEGDNAVGMTIWRLPGGGFAVGRFNAAMRDGERVLPVVLTEMDGGGLGGNSEGPRRISWVRGNGAVESDGSNGGGSGSGGRLRRMVRGVVSLMRRVRPNRGSNSSSAAVSSSDSEVESRVMDRSNSVLRRYFGRNRSNRGSSVLH, encoded by the coding sequence ATGCCGTCAACGCCGCCTACAACTCCGTCCACGACGTCGTATTGGTGTTACAGCTGCACGCGATTCGTCAGCGTCTGGGCTGAACACGGCACCACCGAGGGCCTCGCTTGCCCTCACTGCGACGGCGGATTCATCGAAGAAGTCACCGattcctccgccgccgccgccgaaTTAGCCTCCCCAGCTTCCGCCGAAGTTAGATCGATCAACAGCAGCCGTAGATCCGTGATTAGACGGCGGAGATCCAGTCGCCGTCCCTCTTTTAACCCCGTCATCGTTCTCCAAGGAGGCGCCGGCGAGGGAGAAGACGGAGACGCGGCTAGGGACCGACGCGCTTTCGAGTTTTACTACGATGACGGATCCGGATCGGGTCTCAGACCTCTTCCGGATTCAGTATCCGAgattctgatgggatccggatTCGAGCGGTTGCTCGAGCAGCTGAGTCAAATCGAGGCGGCGGGTGGCGGACTCGGCAGATCCGGGAACCCGCCGGCGTCGAAATCGGCGATTGAGTCTTTGCCGAGAGTCGAAATCTCCGATTGCCATATAACCGCGGAGGCGAACTGCGCGGTGTGCACGGAGGTTTTCGAGGCGGAGACGGAGGCGCGTGAGATGCCGTGTAAGCATATTTTCCACGAGGACTGCATCGTGCCGTGGCTATCGATTCGGAACTCGTGCCCGGTCTGCAGATTCGAGATTCCTTCGGAGTCTAACCAACAAGGGAGCAGCGAGGAGGGTGATAACGCCGTGGGGATGACGATATGGAGACTCCCCGGAGGAGGGTTTGCTGTCGGGAGGTTTAACGCGGCGATGAGGGATGGGGAGAGAGTGTTGCCTGTGGTGTTGACGGAGATGGATGGTGGTGGGCTTGGGGGTAACAGCGAGGGGCCTAGACGGATCTCGTGGGTTAGAGGTAACGGGGCTGTTGAATCGGATGGTAGTAACGGTGGTGGATCCGGGTCGGGAGGGAGGTTGAGACGGATGGTTCGTGGAGTGGTGTCGTTGATGAGGAGAGTGAGACCAAACCGTGGGTCTAATTCATCTTCTGCTGCTGTTTCATCTTCGGACAGTGAAGTGGAATCTAGGGTTATGGATCGGTCGAATTCAGTGCTGAGGAGATACTTTGGGAGGAACAGAAGTAACAGAGGTTCTTCAGTTCTGCATTGA
- the LOC103851577 gene encoding mannose-P-dolichol utilization defect 1 protein homolog 1 has product MEKAMDYLGIDLRCATNSLRHGHFPAKDCLFPLITKLLSYFLVAASMTVKLPQIMKIVDKKSVRGLSVTAFELEVVGYTISLAYCLHKKLPFSAFGEIAFLLIQALILMGCIYYFSKPLSVGAWVRVAVYFALAPALFAGKIDGLVFEALYASKHLIFLSARVPQIWKNFRGKSTGQLSFLTCLMNLGGSMARVFTSVQVNAPFSMLLGIVLAVFTNGIIMSQILLYRVKEEKQVDAKKMS; this is encoded by the exons ATGGAGAAAGCGATGGACTATCTTGGCATCGACCTTCGCTGCGCCACCAATTCCCTCCGGCACGGCCACTTTCCGGCGAAAGACTGTCTCTTCCCTCTCATCACGAAGCTCCTCAGTTACTTCCTCGTCGCTGCTTCAATGACCGTCAAGCTTCCTCAG ATAATGAAAATAGTCGACAAGAAGAGCGTAAGAGGCCTTAGCGTTACAGCATTCGAGCTAGAAGTCGTGGGTTACACAATCTCACTCGCCTACTGTCTCCACAAGAAGCTGCCCTTCTCAGCTTTCGGGGAGATTGCGTTTCTTCTGATCCAAGCTTTGATCTTGATGGGTTGTATCTATTATTTCTCCAAGCCTCTCTCTGTGGGGGCTTGGGTTAGAGTGGCTGTGTACTTTGCTTTGGCGCCGGCTTTGTTCGCTGGGAAGATTGATGGTTTGGTCTTTGAAGCTCTCTACGCTTCGAagcatttgatttttttgtccGCGAGGGTGCCTCAGATTTGGAAGAATTTTAGAGGCAAGAGCACTGGGCAGCTTAGTTTCTTGACTTGTTTGATGAACTTGGGTGGGTCCATGGCGAGGGTTTTCACTAGCGTTCAGGTGAATGCTCCGTTTAGTATGCTTTTGGGTATTGTTCTTGCGGTTTTCACCAATGGTATCATCATGAGTCAGATTCTTTTGTATCGGGTAAAAGAAGAAAAGCAAGTGGATGCTAAAAAGATGTCTTGA
- the LOC103851575 gene encoding uncharacterized protein LOC103851575, with amino-acid sequence MDDVKLWRVSKKDSIFETTPFSSKPDVFRRSFSTKASSSSKPILPRSFSTKPTSYSSSEPIFRRSFSAKPTPLKPPFLSRSGSTKGQADTSSTKCSISRSLSQKGASVTRKCRNVAKEHKSRFYILKRCVFMLVCWHKHA; translated from the coding sequence ATGGATGATGTGAAGTTGTGGAGAGTTTCCAAGAAAGATTCCATCTTCGAGACCACTCCTTTTTCTTCAAAACCCGACGTTTTCAGACGAAGCTTCTCAACAAaagcatcttcttcttcaaaacCCATATTGCCAAGAAGTTTCTCGACAAAACCTACTTCGTATTCTTCTTCGGAACCAATCTTTAGACGGAGTTTCTCTGCAAAACCCACTCCGTTGAAACCTCCGTTTCTATCTAGAAGCGGTTCCACCAAAGGTCAAGCTGACACATCGTCTACCAAGTGTTCCATCTCTCGGAGCTTGTCTCAAAAAGGCGCTTCGGTGACCCGAAAGTGTCGTAATGTGGCGAAGGAGCACAAGTCCCGGTTCTACATCTTGAAACGCTGCGTTTTCATGCTCGTATGTTGGCACAAACACGCCTAA
- the LOC103851576 gene encoding suppressor of disruption of TFIIS: MEFVNSSTPRYDCLLFDLDDTLYPLSSGLSQACANNIIEFMVEKLGIDEEGVVELNQILYKKYGTSMAGLKAVGYEFDNDEYHRFVHGRLPYENLKPDPVLRNLLLTLPLRKLVFSNGDEVHVTKALKRLGIEDCFERIISFETLNPKINETLDYLPVIPVICKPAESAFEKAFDIVQLNPHTTLFFDDSVRNIQTGKALGLHTVLVGKSEKVEGSDHALKSIHNMKEAFPELWSESINKESERIGYATRISIETYVQA; the protein is encoded by the exons atggaatttgTGAATAGCTCTACACCAAGATATGACTGTCTCCTCTTTG ATTTGGATGATACTCTTTATCCTTTAAGCTCTGGTTTATCACAAGCATGCGCCAACAACATCATAG AATTTATGGTTGAGAAGCTTGGAATAGATGAAGAGGGAGTCGTTGAACTAAACCAAATTCTCTATAAGAAATATGGAACTTCAATGGCTGGTCTAAAG GCTGTAGGTTATGAATTCGACAACGATGAGTACCACCGTTTTGTTCACGGAAGATTACCTTATGAAAACCTTAAACCGGACCCGGTTCTAAGAAATCTCCTCCTTACTCTACCTTTGCGAAAATTG gTTTTCTCAAATGGAGATGAAGTTCATGTGACCAAGGCGCTAAAGAGGCTCGGGATCGAAGATTGTTTTGAGAGAATCATAAGTTTCGAGACCTTAAACCCTAAGATCAACGAGACTTTAGATTACCTTCCTGTGATCCCGGTTATCTGTAAACCAGCAGAGAGTGCATTCGAGAAAGCCTTCGACATTGTACAGCTCAATCCTCACACAACC TTGTTCTTCGACGACAGTGTACGTAACATCCAAACCGGAAAAGCCTTGGGTCTCCATACAGTCCTG GTTGGTAAATCCGAAAAAGTGGAAGGAAGTGATCACGCGTTAAAGAGCATTCACAACATGAAAGAAGCATTTCCTGAGTTATGGTCGGAATCCATCAACAAAGAATCTGAAAGAATTGGTTATGCCACACGGATCTCGATTGAAACTTATGTGCAAGCTTAA